The Caballeronia sp. Lep1P3 genome window below encodes:
- the fmt gene encoding methionyl-tRNA formyltransferase encodes MTQSLRVVFAGTPEFAAAALAAIHAAGFSVPLVLTQPDRPAGRGMKLTASPVKRFALEQGLAVAQPTSLRRAGKYPQEAADAIEQLGATPHDVMVVAAYGLILPQEVLDIPPRGAINIHASLLPRWRGAAPIHRAIEAGDAQTGITLMQMDAGLDTGAMIREARTPINPDDTTATLHDRLAHMGAGLIVGALRDLQRDGTLASTPQPEEGATYAEKIAKHEAALDWRRPAEELARQVRAFDPFPGAFGTLDTAAIKIWAAQAVDGAGEPGVIADVSPDGIVVNCGTGALRLTQLQKPGGKRLPVREFLAGAGVSRGQRFAVPDHAPGIE; translated from the coding sequence CCGGTACGCCTGAATTCGCCGCCGCCGCGCTCGCGGCCATCCATGCGGCAGGCTTTTCCGTTCCCCTCGTCCTCACGCAGCCCGACCGCCCGGCCGGGCGCGGCATGAAACTGACCGCGAGTCCGGTCAAGCGCTTCGCGCTCGAGCAGGGCCTCGCCGTCGCGCAGCCGACATCGCTGCGGCGCGCGGGCAAATATCCGCAGGAAGCGGCCGACGCCATCGAACAGTTGGGCGCCACGCCGCACGATGTGATGGTGGTCGCCGCCTACGGCCTGATCCTGCCGCAGGAAGTGCTCGACATTCCGCCGCGCGGCGCCATCAATATTCACGCGTCGCTGCTGCCGCGCTGGCGCGGGGCCGCGCCGATTCATCGCGCGATCGAAGCGGGCGACGCGCAAACCGGCATCACGCTGATGCAAATGGATGCCGGCCTCGACACCGGCGCGATGATCCGCGAGGCGCGCACGCCCATTAATCCCGACGACACGACCGCAACGCTCCACGATCGTCTCGCGCATATGGGCGCGGGACTGATCGTCGGCGCGCTGCGCGATCTGCAACGCGACGGCACGCTCGCGTCCACCCCGCAGCCCGAAGAAGGCGCCACTTACGCGGAGAAGATTGCCAAGCACGAGGCGGCGCTCGACTGGCGCCGCCCGGCGGAAGAACTCGCGCGGCAAGTGCGCGCGTTCGATCCGTTCCCCGGCGCGTTCGGCACGCTGGACACCGCCGCGATCAAGATCTGGGCGGCACAGGCCGTCGATGGCGCGGGCGAGCCGGGCGTCATCGCCGATGTTTCGCCGGACGGCATCGTCGTGAATTGCGGCACGGGCGCGCTTCGCCTGACGCAGCTTCAGAAGCCGGGCGGCAAGCGCTTGCCGGTGCGCGAGTTTCTCGCGGGCGCGGGCGTATCCAGAGGACAGCGATTCGCCGTTCCGGACCACGCGCCCGGCATAGAATAA
- a CDS encoding LysE family translocator: MLGITGFAFFLVAVFLLNVTPGPDTAYIVGRSVAQGRGAGIVSALGISAGCIVHTLACAFGLTAILAASATAFTVVKIAGAMYLIYLGVRLVFAKDDAASEAASAQASAKSAPKSLRQLFTQGFVTNVLNPKVVLFFVSFFPQFVAADSPHKTLAFLTLGLVFIAMSTVWNSFVAWIAGSVTERFSGKPGVKKWLDRGVGSAFVGLGIKLATSHR; encoded by the coding sequence ATGCTCGGCATCACCGGTTTCGCCTTCTTTCTCGTCGCCGTCTTTCTGCTGAACGTCACGCCCGGTCCCGACACCGCGTATATCGTCGGGCGCAGCGTCGCGCAGGGACGCGGCGCGGGCATCGTCTCGGCGCTCGGCATCTCGGCGGGCTGCATCGTGCATACGCTCGCTTGCGCCTTCGGCCTCACGGCCATTCTCGCGGCATCGGCGACGGCGTTCACCGTCGTCAAGATCGCCGGCGCGATGTATCTGATCTACCTCGGCGTGCGGCTCGTCTTCGCGAAAGACGACGCGGCGAGCGAGGCGGCATCGGCGCAAGCGAGCGCGAAGTCCGCGCCGAAGTCGCTGCGCCAGCTCTTCACGCAAGGGTTCGTCACCAACGTGCTGAACCCGAAAGTCGTGCTCTTCTTCGTCTCGTTCTTCCCGCAGTTCGTCGCCGCCGACAGTCCGCACAAAACCCTCGCGTTCCTCACGCTCGGCCTCGTGTTCATCGCGATGAGCACGGTCTGGAACAGCTTCGTCGCGTGGATCGCGGGCAGCGTCACTGAGCGTTTCTCGGGCAAGCCTGGCGTGAAAAAGTGGCTGGATCGCGGCGTGGGCAGCGCGTTCGTCGGCCTCGGCATCAAACTGGCGACATCGCACAGATAG
- the htpX gene encoding zinc metalloprotease HtpX — MFNWVKTAMLMAAITALFVVIGGMIGGSKGMMLALIVALGMNFFSYWFSDKMVLRMYNAQEVDETTAPQFYRMVRELATRAQLPMPRVYLINEDAPNAFATGRNPEHAAVAATTGILRVLSEREMRGVMAHELAHVKHRDILISTISATMAGAISALANFAMFFGGRDEEGRPANPIASIAVAILAPIAGAMIQMAISRAREFEADRGGAAISGDPQALASALEKIHAYASGVPFPAAEAHPATAQMMIMNPLSGGGIANLFSTHPSTEERVARLMEMARTGRI, encoded by the coding sequence ATGTTCAACTGGGTCAAAACCGCGATGCTGATGGCAGCGATCACGGCCCTTTTCGTCGTGATCGGCGGGATGATCGGCGGCTCGAAAGGCATGATGCTCGCGCTGATCGTCGCGCTCGGCATGAATTTCTTCTCGTACTGGTTCTCGGACAAGATGGTCCTGCGCATGTACAACGCGCAGGAAGTCGATGAAACCACCGCGCCGCAGTTCTATCGCATGGTGCGCGAACTCGCCACGCGCGCGCAATTGCCGATGCCGCGCGTCTATCTCATCAACGAAGACGCGCCGAACGCGTTCGCCACGGGCCGCAATCCGGAACACGCGGCGGTCGCGGCGACCACCGGGATTCTGCGCGTGCTGTCCGAGCGCGAAATGCGCGGCGTGATGGCGCATGAACTTGCGCACGTGAAGCATCGCGACATCCTCATTTCGACCATCTCGGCAACGATGGCCGGCGCAATCTCCGCGCTCGCGAACTTCGCGATGTTCTTCGGCGGACGCGATGAAGAAGGCCGCCCGGCCAACCCGATCGCCAGCATCGCCGTTGCGATTCTCGCGCCGATCGCGGGCGCGATGATCCAGATGGCGATTTCCCGCGCGCGCGAATTCGAGGCGGACCGCGGCGGCGCGGCGATTTCGGGCGATCCGCAAGCGCTCGCGAGCGCGCTCGAGAAAATTCACGCGTATGCGTCGGGCGTGCCGTTCCCGGCAGCGGAAGCGCATCCGGCCACCGCGCAGATGATGATCATGAATCCGCTCTCCGGCGGCGGCATCGCCAATCTGTTCTCGACGCACCCGTCCACCGAAGAGCGCGTCGCGCGTCTCATGGAAATGGCGCGCACCGGGCGCATCTGA
- the rsmB gene encoding 16S rRNA (cytosine(967)-C(5))-methyltransferase RsmB, which produces MTDKPSRRHAAAHQPSRAASRMSTLHLAPDSLAFALDGAAQAVGAVRAGSALPAAIQTVVATAGHAAARGAIQDIAYRAMRRLALADALLHKLVRKAPPPYVGNVLTCAFALLTDDEAHAAYAPFTVVDQAVSAIAARREFAFAKGLVNAVLRNFLRERDSLVAEASQSPVARWNYPQWWIDSVERAQPDAWQRILEAGNVQGPLTLRVNARHTTVDAYLDVLKAAHIEAQAAGAQAVRLKTPMPVDRIPGFAQGVVSVQDAGAQLAAQSLNLRDGMRVLDACAAPGGKTGHILELADVELVALESDADRAGRIAQNLERLKLQAHIRIGDAGDPSQWFDGAPFDRILADVPCSASGIVRRHPDIRWLRRSSDIAALVAEQRRILAALWPLVAPGGELLYVTCSIFPEEGEDQARWFGASHEDAVRLDAPGQLLPTAARASAGAVENSPDGTNVERSASGEDGKTEPFADHDGFFYARFQKR; this is translated from the coding sequence ATGACCGACAAGCCTTCCCGGCGACACGCCGCCGCGCATCAGCCGTCGCGCGCCGCATCGCGCATGAGCACGCTGCATCTCGCGCCCGACTCGCTCGCGTTCGCGCTCGATGGCGCGGCCCAGGCCGTCGGCGCCGTGCGCGCCGGCTCGGCCTTGCCCGCCGCCATTCAGACGGTCGTCGCAACGGCTGGGCACGCCGCGGCGCGCGGGGCGATTCAGGACATCGCGTATCGCGCGATGCGCCGCCTCGCGCTCGCCGATGCGCTCCTGCACAAGCTCGTGCGCAAGGCGCCGCCGCCCTACGTCGGCAACGTGCTGACGTGCGCGTTCGCCCTCCTCACAGACGACGAAGCCCACGCCGCGTATGCGCCGTTCACCGTGGTCGATCAGGCGGTGAGCGCGATCGCCGCGCGGCGCGAGTTCGCGTTCGCGAAAGGGCTCGTGAACGCGGTGCTGCGCAACTTCCTGCGCGAGCGCGATTCGCTCGTCGCGGAAGCGTCGCAAAGCCCGGTCGCGCGATGGAACTATCCGCAATGGTGGATCGATTCGGTCGAGCGCGCTCAGCCCGATGCATGGCAGCGCATTCTCGAAGCGGGCAACGTTCAGGGTCCGCTCACGTTGCGCGTGAACGCGCGGCACACGACTGTCGACGCCTATCTGGACGTTCTGAAGGCCGCGCACATTGAGGCTCAAGCCGCTGGCGCGCAGGCGGTGCGGCTTAAAACGCCGATGCCCGTCGATCGCATTCCCGGCTTCGCGCAAGGCGTCGTCTCCGTGCAGGACGCGGGCGCGCAGCTCGCGGCGCAATCGCTGAATCTTCGCGACGGCATGCGCGTGCTCGACGCGTGCGCCGCGCCCGGCGGCAAGACGGGCCACATTCTCGAACTGGCGGATGTCGAACTCGTCGCGCTCGAAAGCGACGCGGACCGCGCGGGCCGCATCGCGCAGAACCTGGAGCGTCTGAAGCTGCAAGCGCATATCCGTATCGGCGATGCAGGCGATCCGTCGCAATGGTTCGACGGCGCGCCGTTCGATCGCATTCTCGCGGACGTGCCATGTTCGGCGTCGGGCATCGTGCGGCGGCATCCGGACATCCGCTGGCTGCGCCGGTCGTCGGATATCGCGGCGCTCGTCGCGGAGCAACGGCGCATTCTCGCGGCGCTGTGGCCGCTTGTGGCGCCGGGCGGCGAACTGCTCTACGTGACGTGCTCGATCTTTCCCGAAGAGGGCGAAGACCAAGCGCGCTGGTTTGGAGCGTCGCATGAAGATGCGGTACGATTGGACGCGCCGGGGCAATTGCTGCCGACAGCGGCGCGCGCGAGCGCCGGTGCGGTCGAGAATTCACCGGACGGTACAAATGTCGAACGCTCCGCTTCCGGCGAGGACGGGAAAACGGAACCCTTCGCGGATCACGACGGATTCTTCTACGCGCGCTTTCAGAAACGGTGA
- a CDS encoding DUF4390 domain-containing protein — MTIKRFFPLRLAAVIWTALALWLSFAAASPAFAETISVQRASLQADNNGWSLDAHFDFDLNSSLEEAVNRSVPLYFTIDFALSRPRWYWFDEEPVNVSQSIRLSYQPLTNEYRVSTGGLQLRFASLNEALAVIKHVTSWHVIDRNQVHAGETYNASVRMQLDIALMPKPFQIDAVNNRDWNLSSDWKRFTFTAAERAK; from the coding sequence GTGACGATCAAACGCTTTTTTCCGCTTCGGCTCGCGGCCGTCATCTGGACTGCGCTGGCGCTCTGGCTGAGTTTCGCCGCGGCCAGTCCCGCGTTTGCCGAGACGATCTCCGTGCAGCGCGCGTCATTGCAGGCGGACAACAACGGCTGGAGTCTGGATGCGCACTTCGACTTCGATCTCAACAGCAGTCTCGAAGAAGCCGTGAACCGCAGCGTGCCGCTTTACTTCACCATCGACTTCGCGTTGTCGCGGCCGCGCTGGTACTGGTTCGACGAAGAGCCGGTCAACGTGTCGCAAAGCATCCGTCTCTCGTATCAGCCGCTCACGAACGAATACCGCGTATCGACGGGCGGCTTGCAGTTGCGCTTCGCATCGCTCAACGAAGCGCTCGCCGTCATCAAGCATGTGACGTCGTGGCATGTCATCGACCGCAATCAGGTCCATGCGGGCGAGACGTATAACGCATCGGTGCGCATGCAGCTCGACATCGCGCTGATGCCCAAGCCGTTCCAGATCGACGCGGTCAACAACCGCGACTGGAACTTGTCCTCGGACTGGAAGCGATTCACCTTTACGGCGGCAGAACGTGCGAAATAG
- a CDS encoding PAS domain-containing sensor histidine kinase, with the protein MKSFVVRLLVATVALTAVLLLVMLALASANTEFFDRYYGWLYAANVAVALIFMLIVVSLTLIIVSRVRQGRFGTRLLAKLALIFALVGVVPGAIIYIVSYQFVSRSIESWFDVNVETALTSGLTLGRGMLQTSLADFRNRGRQMSEQLASADPSSLTLTLLRLRDQFGVQDAVVFERPRDQYNRDDLSAGGASLRVPGLRTIAQASGNYYALLPENEPTGAMLKEAQDHPFGAIEGEIDGDPKSTGPKGALRLRVVTKIPDPINTTEFQHVDRFLQIEQPVSQELARNADAVQRAYREYQEKRLGRTGLRKMYIGTLTLALFLATFIAMMLALALGNQLARPLFLLAQGTKEVAEGDYTPKREINSRDELGFLTQSFNAMTRQLSEARAAVENNRIALEHSKAYLESILANLTAGVFVFDRQFRLATANRGAERIFRQPFGALLSQPLDQIDVLGEFGATVKKAFAERDAAAIGSGRPAGDRGHWQQQVAVTVPGENDPLTLLVRGTQLLSATESDTEDAETTGYVVVFDDISDVISAQRSVAWGEVARRLAHEIKNPLTPIQLSAERLQMKLADKLAPQDAEVLKRASTTIVNQVQAMKHMVDDFREYARTPPAVLGNLQLNDLVAEVLTLYGIEEGKSPIKVDLAKLPVIRGDATQIRQVIHNLLQNAQDAVADVPEPRVVLETRTVEYGEPDASGHARVAVRLSVSDNGAGFPARILSRAFEPYVTTKAKGTGLGLATVKKIVDEHGARIDIRNRSRTGDVVEGAQISILFLQLAQATAADGATPSSAAAAKHGTTKATVQTRAA; encoded by the coding sequence ATGAAGAGTTTTGTCGTCCGGTTGCTGGTCGCCACAGTTGCGCTCACGGCGGTCCTCTTGCTCGTGATGCTGGCGCTCGCGAGCGCGAACACCGAGTTCTTCGACCGCTACTACGGCTGGCTGTACGCCGCGAACGTCGCGGTGGCGCTCATTTTCATGCTGATCGTGGTCAGCCTCACGCTCATCATCGTGTCGCGCGTGCGGCAAGGGCGCTTCGGCACGCGGCTGCTCGCGAAGCTCGCGCTCATCTTCGCGCTCGTCGGCGTGGTGCCGGGCGCGATCATTTACATCGTGTCGTATCAGTTCGTGTCGCGCAGCATCGAATCGTGGTTCGACGTGAATGTCGAGACCGCGCTCACGTCCGGGCTGACGCTCGGGCGCGGCATGCTTCAAACGTCGCTCGCGGACTTCAGGAACCGCGGCCGTCAGATGAGCGAGCAGCTTGCGAGCGCGGATCCGTCGAGCCTCACGCTCACGCTGTTGCGCCTGCGCGATCAATTCGGCGTTCAGGACGCCGTCGTGTTCGAGCGTCCGCGCGATCAATACAATCGCGATGACCTGAGCGCCGGCGGCGCGTCGCTGCGCGTGCCCGGCTTGCGGACCATCGCGCAGGCGTCGGGCAATTACTACGCGCTCCTGCCCGAAAACGAGCCGACTGGCGCGATGCTGAAAGAGGCGCAGGATCATCCGTTCGGCGCGATAGAAGGCGAAATCGACGGCGATCCGAAATCGACCGGGCCGAAGGGCGCGCTGCGTCTGCGCGTCGTCACGAAGATTCCCGATCCCATCAACACGACCGAATTCCAGCACGTCGACCGCTTCCTGCAGATCGAGCAGCCGGTGAGTCAGGAACTCGCGCGCAACGCGGACGCGGTGCAGCGCGCGTATCGCGAGTATCAGGAAAAGCGGCTCGGGCGCACCGGCTTGCGCAAGATGTACATCGGCACGCTGACGCTCGCGCTTTTCCTCGCCACGTTCATCGCGATGATGCTCGCGCTCGCGCTCGGCAATCAGCTCGCGCGCCCGCTCTTTCTGCTCGCGCAAGGCACGAAGGAAGTGGCGGAAGGCGACTACACGCCCAAGCGCGAAATCAATTCGCGCGATGAACTCGGCTTTCTCACGCAGTCCTTCAACGCGATGACGCGCCAGCTTTCCGAAGCGCGCGCGGCGGTGGAGAACAACCGCATCGCGCTGGAACATTCGAAGGCGTATCTCGAAAGCATTCTCGCGAACCTCACGGCGGGCGTGTTCGTGTTCGACCGCCAGTTCCGCCTCGCCACCGCGAATCGCGGCGCGGAGCGCATCTTCCGCCAGCCGTTCGGCGCGCTGCTCAGTCAGCCGCTCGATCAGATCGACGTCCTCGGCGAATTCGGCGCGACGGTGAAAAAGGCGTTCGCGGAGCGCGACGCGGCGGCCATCGGCAGCGGTCGTCCGGCGGGCGATCGCGGGCACTGGCAGCAGCAGGTCGCCGTCACGGTGCCTGGCGAAAACGATCCGCTGACGCTTCTCGTGCGCGGCACGCAACTTCTGAGCGCCACTGAAAGCGACACGGAAGACGCGGAGACGACCGGCTATGTCGTCGTCTTCGACGATATCTCGGACGTCATCTCCGCGCAGCGTTCGGTTGCGTGGGGCGAAGTCGCGCGGCGGCTCGCGCACGAAATCAAGAATCCGCTTACGCCCATTCAGCTTTCCGCCGAGCGCCTGCAAATGAAGCTCGCCGACAAGCTGGCTCCGCAGGACGCCGAAGTGCTCAAGCGCGCGTCGACCACCATCGTCAATCAGGTTCAGGCGATGAAGCACATGGTCGACGATTTCCGCGAATACGCGCGCACGCCGCCCGCCGTGCTCGGCAATCTGCAACTGAACGATCTGGTCGCGGAAGTGCTGACGCTTTACGGCATAGAAGAAGGCAAGAGCCCGATCAAGGTCGATCTCGCGAAGCTGCCCGTGATTCGCGGCGACGCGACGCAGATTCGCCAGGTCATTCACAACCTGCTGCAGAACGCGCAGGACGCCGTCGCCGATGTCCCCGAGCCGCGCGTGGTGCTCGAAACGAGAACAGTAGAATATGGCGAGCCCGATGCCTCGGGTCATGCGCGCGTCGCGGTTCGGCTGAGCGTATCGGACAACGGCGCGGGCTTTCCGGCGCGCATCCTGTCGCGTGCGTTCGAGCCTTACGTGACAACGAAGGCAAAGGGCACGGGTCTGGGACTTGCAACGGTGAAGAAGATCGTCGACGAGCATGGCGCGCGCATCGACATTCGCAACCGGTCTCGAACGGGCGATGTCGTGGAAGGCGCGCAAATCTCGATTCTGTTTCTTCAACTCGCGCAAGCCACCGCCGCCGATGGCGCAACGCCTTCATCCGCAGCGGCCGCGAAACACGGAACGACAAAAGCAACAGTGCAGACAAGGGCAGCTTAA
- the esaR gene encoding response regulator transcription factor EsaR → MATILVVDDEMGIRELLSEILSDEGHVVDVAENAQHAREYRLQQTPDLVLLDIWMPDTDGVTLLKEWAAQGKLTMPVIMMSGHATIDTAVEATKIGALNFLEKPIALQKLLKAVEQGLAHGTAAPAIAAATKPPVNAGASGVAIAAALPTASALNASSTDAHASGAAQTQAGQTASISFDIPLRDARDAFERAYFEYHLARENGSMTRVAEKTGLERTHLYRKLKQLGVDLGKNKSEV, encoded by the coding sequence ATGGCAACCATCCTGGTGGTAGACGATGAAATGGGGATCCGGGAACTGCTCTCCGAGATCCTGAGCGACGAGGGACATGTGGTGGACGTGGCGGAGAACGCGCAGCATGCGCGCGAGTACCGCTTGCAGCAGACACCGGATCTCGTGCTGCTCGACATCTGGATGCCCGACACCGATGGCGTGACGCTTCTGAAGGAGTGGGCCGCGCAGGGCAAGCTGACGATGCCCGTCATCATGATGTCGGGGCACGCGACCATCGATACGGCGGTCGAGGCGACGAAGATCGGCGCGCTCAATTTCCTCGAAAAGCCGATCGCGCTGCAAAAGCTCCTGAAGGCCGTCGAGCAGGGACTCGCGCACGGAACGGCTGCGCCGGCCATCGCGGCGGCGACGAAGCCGCCGGTGAACGCGGGCGCATCGGGCGTGGCGATCGCGGCGGCGCTGCCCACGGCATCGGCGCTCAATGCTTCGTCCACCGATGCGCACGCGAGCGGCGCGGCGCAGACTCAGGCAGGGCAGACGGCGTCGATCTCCTTCGACATTCCACTGCGCGATGCCCGCGATGCGTTCGAACGCGCGTACTTCGAGTATCACCTGGCGCGCGAGAACGGCAGCATGACGCGCGTCGCGGAGAAGACGGGACTGGAGCGCACGCACTTGTACCGCAAGCTCAAGCAGCTTGGCGTCGATCTCGGAAAGAACAAGAGCGAAGTGTGA
- the hslU gene encoding ATP-dependent protease ATPase subunit HslU, translating to MTTMTPSEIVSELDKHIIGQGRAKKAVAVALRNRWRRQQVAEPLRQEITPKNILMIGPTGVGKTEIARRLAKLADAPFIKIEATKFTEVGYVGRDVDSIVRDLIEISVKQTREAEMKKVRTKAEDRAEDRILDILLPSARPVGFGAADTQDDSNNATRQTFRKRLREGALDDKDIELDVEVPQAGMDIMGPPGMEDMTEQIRSMFANIGGGKKTRRKVKVKEALKLLTDEEAGKMLNDEEVKSKAVQNVEQNGIVFLDEIDKIASRSEVGGAEVSRAGVQRDLLPLVEGTTINTKYGMIKTDHILFIASGAFHLAKPSDLIPELQGRFPIRVELDSLSVQDFESILNSTDASLVKQYKALLATEDVELDFADDGIRRLAEIAFSVNEKTENIGARRLYTVIEKLLEEVSFAAGNHAGEPVKIDAAYVDRALGEVAQDEDLSRYVL from the coding sequence ATGACCACCATGACTCCCTCAGAAATCGTCTCCGAACTCGACAAGCACATCATCGGACAGGGCCGCGCGAAGAAGGCCGTTGCGGTCGCGCTGCGCAACCGCTGGCGCCGTCAGCAAGTGGCCGAGCCGCTGCGCCAGGAAATCACGCCGAAGAACATTCTGATGATCGGGCCGACTGGCGTCGGCAAGACGGAAATCGCGCGTCGGCTTGCCAAGCTCGCGGACGCGCCGTTCATCAAAATCGAAGCGACGAAGTTCACGGAAGTGGGCTACGTGGGCCGCGATGTGGACAGCATCGTGCGCGATCTGATCGAAATCTCGGTCAAGCAGACGCGCGAAGCCGAGATGAAGAAAGTGCGCACCAAAGCCGAGGACCGCGCGGAAGACCGCATCCTCGACATTCTGCTGCCGAGCGCGCGCCCGGTCGGTTTCGGCGCGGCCGACACGCAGGACGACAGCAACAACGCGACGCGTCAGACTTTCCGCAAGCGCCTGCGCGAAGGCGCGCTCGACGACAAGGACATCGAGCTGGATGTCGAGGTGCCGCAAGCCGGCATGGACATCATGGGGCCGCCGGGCATGGAAGACATGACCGAGCAGATTCGCTCGATGTTCGCGAACATCGGCGGCGGCAAGAAGACGCGCCGCAAGGTGAAAGTGAAGGAAGCGCTGAAACTGCTCACGGACGAAGAAGCCGGCAAGATGCTCAACGACGAAGAGGTCAAGAGCAAGGCCGTGCAGAACGTGGAGCAGAACGGCATCGTGTTTCTGGACGAGATCGACAAGATCGCGTCGCGCAGCGAAGTGGGCGGCGCGGAAGTGTCGCGCGCGGGCGTGCAGCGCGATCTGCTGCCGCTCGTGGAAGGCACGACCATCAACACGAAATACGGGATGATCAAGACGGATCACATCCTGTTCATCGCGAGCGGCGCGTTCCATCTCGCGAAGCCGAGCGACCTCATTCCCGAACTGCAAGGGCGCTTTCCGATTCGCGTGGAACTGGACTCGCTCTCCGTGCAGGACTTTGAATCGATCCTGAATTCGACCGATGCGAGCCTCGTCAAGCAGTACAAGGCGCTGCTCGCCACCGAAGACGTGGAACTCGACTTCGCCGATGACGGCATCCGCCGCCTCGCCGAAATCGCGTTTTCGGTGAACGAGAAGACGGAGAACATCGGCGCGCGGCGGCTTTATACGGTGATCGAAAAGCTGCTGGAAGAAGTGTCGTTCGCGGCGGGCAACCACGCTGGCGAGCCGGTGAAGATCGACGCTGCGTATGTCGACCGCGCGCTGGGCGAAGTGGCGCAGGACGAGGATTTGTCGCGCTACGTGCTTTAA
- the hslV gene encoding ATP-dependent protease subunit HslV has translation MEQFHGTTIVSVRRGGKVALGGDGQVTLGNIVMKGGAKKVRRIYGGKVLVGFAGGTADAFSLLDRFEAKLEKHQGNLTRAAVELAKDWRTDRMLRRLEAMLIAADAHATLVITGNGDVLDPENGICAIGSGGAYAQAAAQALAENTELSPRDIVEKALAIAGDMCIYTNHNRVIETIE, from the coding sequence ATGGAACAATTTCACGGCACGACCATCGTCTCCGTGCGACGCGGCGGCAAAGTCGCGTTAGGCGGCGATGGTCAGGTGACGCTCGGCAACATCGTCATGAAGGGCGGCGCGAAGAAAGTGCGCCGCATCTATGGCGGCAAGGTGCTGGTCGGATTCGCCGGCGGCACCGCCGACGCGTTCTCGCTGCTCGACCGCTTCGAGGCGAAGCTGGAAAAGCATCAGGGCAATCTGACGCGCGCGGCCGTTGAACTCGCGAAGGACTGGCGCACCGACCGCATGCTGCGCCGGCTCGAAGCGATGCTGATCGCCGCCGACGCGCACGCCACGCTCGTCATCACCGGCAACGGCGACGTGCTCGATCCCGAAAACGGCATTTGCGCCATCGGCTCGGGCGGCGCGTATGCGCAAGCCGCTGCGCAGGCGCTCGCGGAAAACACCGAGCTTTCGCCGCGCGACATCGTCGAAAAGGCGCTGGCCATCGCCGGCGACATGTGCATCTACACCAACCACAATCGCGTCATCGAGACGATCGAATAA
- the dksA gene encoding RNA polymerase-binding protein DksA: MTTKLLTEAEILKMSEKDYMNEEQLAFFKNRLEQLQADILKNAGQTTENLRETVIVPDPADRATIEEEHALELRTRDRERKLLKKVQQSLARIESGDYGWCEETGEPIGIPRLLARPTATLSLEAQERRELRQKLFGD, from the coding sequence ATGACAACGAAACTCTTGACCGAAGCCGAAATCCTGAAGATGAGCGAGAAGGACTACATGAACGAGGAACAACTCGCCTTCTTCAAGAACCGGCTCGAGCAGTTGCAAGCGGACATTCTCAAGAATGCCGGCCAGACGACGGAGAATCTGCGGGAGACGGTGATCGTGCCGGACCCGGCGGACCGCGCGACCATCGAGGAAGAGCATGCACTGGAACTGCGCACGCGCGATCGCGAGCGCAAGCTCCTGAAGAAGGTGCAGCAGTCGCTCGCGCGCATCGAGTCGGGCGACTACGGCTGGTGCGAGGAAACCGGCGAGCCGATCGGCATTCCGCGCCTGCTCGCGCGCCCGACCGCCACGCTGTCGCTCGAAGCGCAAGAGCGCCGCGAACTGCGCCAGAAGCTCTTCGGCGACTGA